The DNA sequence CTGCGCGCCGGCACCCGGCTCACCCTGACCGACGAGCCGTCGCCGCAGGTCGACGAGCACTCACCGGAGACGGCCGTCATCGAGGACGAGGACGCGGCGGCGCACCGGTCCCGGCTCCAGCACCTGTGGTCGGCTTTCGAGCAGCTGCCGGCCCGCTGCCAGCCCCTGCTGCGCGCCCTGATGGCCACGCCGCCGCCCAGCTACACCGACGTCGCGGCCGCGTTCGCCATCCCGGTCGGCAGCATCGGCCCCACCCGCGCGCGGTGCCTGCGCCATCTTCGTGCCCTGTTGGCCGATCGAGGTATCAGCGACCACGACGGAGCATCATCATGACATCGACGGCCGCTGACGGGAGTCCGGAGATGGACGACGACGATGACGGTTGGCTGCTGGAGGCACTGGCCCAGGCGGCGCGGCAGTGCGACCCGCTGCCGGACTCCTCGTTCCGGGTCGCCGCGGGCGCCTTCGCGCTGCGCTCCCTGGACGCCGACCTCGCCGACCTGACCTTCGACACGCTCGCCGAAGCGGGGCAGCCCGTCCGCAGCAGCGCCCAGCCCCGCCTGCTGACCTTCCAGCACGGCCCGTTCACCATCGAGCTGGAGCTGACCGGCACCGGCTCGGCGCACCACCTGATCGGCCAGGTCCTGCCGGCCGGGCCGGCCCGGCTCGACATCCGGGCCGGGGCGCGGACCGTCGCCGTCGCCGCCGACGAGCTGGGCCGCTTCGCCTGCGCCGACCTGCCGCCGGGGCCGCTCAGCGTCCGGCTGTACGCGGCCGGGCACGACATCGTCACCGACTGGGTGACCGTCTGACCTCGGCGGCGCCACCGCTGTCGCACCGCCGAGGTCCCTGATATGGCGTTCTGACCCGTAATCCCCCGCTTCGGGAGAGGGCGGGGCGGCGGCTCTGTGCGCCGGGCGGCGGCGATATGGCAAGCTTGCCCGCTGTGCCTCCCGACGCCCCCTCACGTACGCAGCGGCGCCGCACCGCTGCCGACCGGGCGCGGTTCCGGCGCCGACGCATCCTGGTCGGCCTGGTGGCACTGACCTTCGTGCTGGTGTGCGGCGGTGTCGCCCGTGCCGTGTTCACCGGATCCGCACCCGATGCGACTCCCGCGCCGAGCAGCAGCCCTGCCGTCAGCGCCGCCGCGTCGCCGTCGCCGTCGCTGTCGCCGAGTCCCTCGCCCTCCCCCGCGCCGCGGCCGATCACCTACCCCGAACGGGGCACGGGCAGGTGGAACGTCGCGCCCGGCCCCTCCCCGGTCATCGGCAGGGCAGGGCGGTTGCTGCGGTTCCGTGTCTCGGTCGAGGGCGGCATCCAGGGCGTGGCCCCGGGCGAGTTCGCCGCCGCCACGCTGACGGCGCTGGGCGACCCGCGCAGCTGGACGGCGGGCGGGCAGTGGCGCTTCCAGCAGGTTCCGGCCGGCTCCGCGTACGACTTCACGATCTACCTGGCCACCCCACTGACCCGCGACGTGCTGTGCGCCAACGGCCGTGACCTGTACACCTCCTGCCGCAACGGCAACAGCGTCGTCGTCAACGTCGCCCGCTGGGCGCACGGCGTCCCGAACTACGGCGCCGGCCTGGACCTGTACCGCATGTACGTCATCAACCATGAGGTCGGCCACCGCCTCGGCCACGGACACGAGAAGTGCCCGGGGGCCGGCAAGCTCGCACCGCTGATGGAGCAGCAGACCCTCGGCCTGCACGGCTGCACCGCCAACGCGTGGCCCTACGTCAACGGCAAGCGCTACACCGGCCCGTCCGGCGCCTACAACGACCCCCTGCCCGTCGACCCCTGACCGGCCCCGCCCGATTCCGCAGGCTGCCCGCCTCGGGCGGCCGCGGATGCCGGCGCATCGCGACGAAGGTCACCTCGGGCAGAGCCCGGAAACCGACAGACAACGACTTAGCGGGGTAAAAGACGACGCGACCGGCGGGAGGGTCCGTCCGCTCCGTGTAGGGTCGCCGGAGTTCCCAGGCCGAGGGGGTGGCCCAGATGGCAGCAGACGTCCGCCCGAGACCAGCGGAGTCGGCGACACGACGGCCCGCTCGCATGGCGCGCCTGCTGGCCGGGGTCGCACTGCTCGGCACCGCCCTGTCCGGCTGTTCAGCCGGCGCGGCCATGCGCGAACCGGGGCACCCGCCGTCCGCCCGGTCCTCGTCGACGGCTGGGCGCGCCGAACCCGCAAGCCCGGCTCCCACTCCGGTGGGCGGCGCCACCGCCGCACCGGCCTGGCTCGGCACCCGCGTGCTCCCTTCCAGGCCCGCCGGGTCCGCCCCCGCCGACACCCCGCCGGAGCTGCGGAACCGGTCCATCGTGACCGTCGACGAGCTGCCACCGCCGCCCGACGGGCGGTTCCACGCGACCGTGCAGGCGGTGCCCGCGAGCGTGCTCGCCCGGTCCAGCTGGGCCGAGAACTGCCCGGTGGCCGCAGCCGAGCTGCGTTACGTCACGGTCGGCTTCCGCGGCTTCGACGGGCTGGCCCATACCGGCGAGCTGCTGGTCAACGCGCGGGCGGCCGAT is a window from the Catellatospora sp. TT07R-123 genome containing:
- a CDS encoding M15 family metallopeptidase, which gives rise to MARLLAGVALLGTALSGCSAGAAMREPGHPPSARSSSTAGRAEPASPAPTPVGGATAAPAWLGTRVLPSRPAGSAPADTPPELRNRSIVTVDELPPPPDGRFHATVQAVPASVLARSSWAENCPVAAAELRYVTVGFRGFDGLAHTGELLVNARAADDMVTVFHRLFDAGFPIERMRISSAAQLNAPSTGDGNTTEAFACRPVRGSKAWSQHAYGLAVDVNPFQNPYRKGTVVLPELAGAYLDRHEVRPGMALPGGPAVRAFGAVGWGWGGDYRSLNDYMHFSATGG
- a CDS encoding RNA polymerase sigma factor, whose product is MDATDDPSALVAAAAGGDEAAWQQLVARFSGLVWSVARGLGLRPADAEDVYQTTWYRLAEHVGRLKEPSRVGSWLAVTARNEAFKVLRAGTRLTLTDEPSPQVDEHSPETAVIEDEDAAAHRSRLQHLWSAFEQLPARCQPLLRALMATPPPSYTDVAAAFAIPVGSIGPTRARCLRHLRALLADRGISDHDGASS
- a CDS encoding DUF3152 domain-containing protein, which gives rise to MPPDAPSRTQRRRTAADRARFRRRRILVGLVALTFVLVCGGVARAVFTGSAPDATPAPSSSPAVSAAASPSPSLSPSPSPSPAPRPITYPERGTGRWNVAPGPSPVIGRAGRLLRFRVSVEGGIQGVAPGEFAAATLTALGDPRSWTAGGQWRFQQVPAGSAYDFTIYLATPLTRDVLCANGRDLYTSCRNGNSVVVNVARWAHGVPNYGAGLDLYRMYVINHEVGHRLGHGHEKCPGAGKLAPLMEQQTLGLHGCTANAWPYVNGKRYTGPSGAYNDPLPVDP